In Pseudomonas sp. PDNC002, the DNA window TGGCGACCCAGGGCAGCCAGCGCGCGCCCAGCGCTTCGCGCTCGGCCAGCAGGCGCCGGGCGTCGGCCTCGGCGCGCAGGGCGTGTTCTTCGTGGTATTCGGCGCGGCTCATGACAGGAATGAATGACTCAACTCTGGGCGCATCAAGTCTTGGCGCAATTCAGGGTCTGCGGGTCGATGGCGACGCTCGCCAGGGGCTTTCCGTCGCTGCCCACGTACTCGTGGGTGACGCCCAGGTGATGCTCGCGGAAGCGCTGCAGCAACTCGGTCTGCTGGCAGGTGGTGCTTTCCAGCTGAGTCTTCAGGCCGTTCTCGAACTTGGCTCGGGCGCCCAGATCCATGGCGTCCATGCGCAGGTTGGAGATCGCGTAGCGGTAATACAGCATCTTCTTCGCCGGGTCGAGCTGCACACTGTTGAGGGTGGTCACCTTGTCCACCTGACGCGGCAGGTTGGCCTTGCTCACCTGGTCGAAATAGTCCGCCGAGTCCTTGAGGAATTTCGCTTCTTCGGGAGAGTCGTCGGCGTGCACGGCAAGACTGGTGAGCAGCAGGAAGGGCAGGGCGAGGCGAGCAAACGGCATGGGATTGTCCTGTACGGCTGATGGGAGTGTGGAGCTTCGATGCTGCGTCTTCAAAAACCGGGCGTTCAGGTGTAGCGACCGTCAGAGCATGGCCGAGTTCTACCGGTTGTGCAGTGATGGCGCACTCGACGCGTGAGTGTAGAGCACCCACGGCGGGCGACTGCTCGTGAGGGCATTCTTTTCGGAGTAGGCTTGCGCCCCACCGGAAGCGGGTACCCAACCGCTTCTCACCTTCCCGCTTTCGCCCACCGGACCGCCGCCGCCATGATCGAACTGAACCAACTCGACCTCTCCACCGATACTACCGCGCAGCGCGTGATCAAGGACGAAACGGTCGCCGTGGAATTCGCCCTCGCGCCGGGCGAGCTGATGAGCCTCGAAGGCCCGAATCGCTATGCCGTCGGAGACGCGATCATCAGCAGTGCGACGGGGGAGCGCTGGGTCGTTTCCCGTGAGCGTTTCGACCCCAAGTACCTTCCCGCCGACGCGGCCCTCGCGCATGGCGAGCCGGGCACCTATCGCAATCGTCCCA includes these proteins:
- a CDS encoding PGDYG domain-containing protein, which encodes MIELNQLDLSTDTTAQRVIKDETVAVEFALAPGELMSLEGPNRYAVGDAIISSATGERWVVSRERFDPKYLPADAALAHGEPGTYRNRPSVVLARRMDEPFTLLRSSGGDRLTGAAGDWVMQYAPGDYGVVKAERFAKVYRLAD